The proteins below are encoded in one region of Winogradskyella helgolandensis:
- a CDS encoding uracil-DNA glycosylase family protein yields MELPTEYLELKKEVETYYEEFQSDENIKSKTDKYYKGIQIMFSPLIIRPKVMFIGINPGAGFFNTNNRHVKRFSPLENSEYLKGEYRLAQQTRKLFDKAGLTSDDLKNSVKSNCFFFATKNEKELHQFLSHLKPTKVYNKSEKWIDDLVNLIKPNIIICEGKSAFSRFVKNKNCEINDSENVLYTKWNDIKIIGYKRNFSNILGINNVAKRLKYCAE; encoded by the coding sequence TTGGAATTACCGACTGAATATTTAGAATTAAAAAAAGAAGTGGAAACTTATTATGAGGAATTCCAATCTGACGAGAATATAAAATCTAAAACTGACAAATATTATAAAGGTATACAGATAATGTTCTCACCATTAATTATTCGTCCGAAAGTTATGTTTATCGGAATAAATCCTGGTGCTGGTTTTTTCAACACTAATAATAGACACGTTAAACGATTTAGTCCTTTAGAAAATTCGGAATATTTAAAAGGCGAGTATCGATTAGCTCAACAGACCAGAAAATTATTTGACAAAGCTGGTTTGACAAGTGACGATTTAAAAAATTCCGTGAAATCAAATTGTTTCTTTTTTGCTACGAAAAACGAAAAAGAACTTCATCAATTTTTAAGTCATTTAAAACCAACTAAAGTATATAACAAATCGGAAAAATGGATTGACGATTTAGTCAACTTAATTAAACCAAACATCATAATTTGCGAAGGAAAAAGTGCATTTAGTAGATTTGTCAAAAATAAAAATTGCGAAATAAATGACAGTGAAAATGTTCTTTATACAAAATGGAACGATATTAAAATCATAGGTTACAAACGTAATTTCAGTAATATATTGGGAATAAACAATGTGGCTAAAAGACTGAAATATTGCGCAGAATAA